A single window of Pseudomonas lijiangensis DNA harbors:
- the ftsB gene encoding cell division protein FtsB encodes MRSPNWLFLILILLLGGLQYRLWVGNGSLAQVASLTEQIAEQHAENEVLLERNRVLDAEVMELKKGLETVEERARHELGMVKDGETLYQLAQ; translated from the coding sequence CTGATCCTGCTGCTAGGTGGTCTTCAGTATCGCCTGTGGGTAGGTAACGGAAGTCTGGCGCAAGTGGCCAGCCTGACCGAGCAAATTGCAGAACAGCATGCCGAAAACGAAGTTCTGCTCGAACGAAACCGCGTTCTGGATGCTGAAGTCATGGAACTGAAAAAGGGCCTTGAAACCGTTGAAGAACGTGCCCGTCATGAGCTGGGCATGGTCAAGGACGGCGAAACTCTCTATCAGTTGGCGCAATGA
- the ispD gene encoding 2-C-methyl-D-erythritol 4-phosphate cytidylyltransferase, with amino-acid sequence MKNSLPAFWAVIPAAGVGARMAADRPKQYLQLGGLTILEHSLLCFLDHPRLKGMVISLAVDDPYWPTLPCALDSRIQRVDGGKERSDSVLNALLHLHAQGASDDDWVLVHDAARPNLARSDLDNLLGELADDPVGGLLAVPARDTLKRADEHGRVAQTVDRSLIWQAYTPQMFRLGALHRALADSQVSNVSITDEASAIEWAGQSPRLIEGRSDNIKVTRPEDLEWLRQRRSMGN; translated from the coding sequence ATGAAAAACTCTCTTCCTGCCTTCTGGGCAGTGATTCCTGCCGCGGGCGTTGGTGCTCGCATGGCAGCAGACCGTCCCAAGCAGTACCTGCAACTGGGCGGCCTCACTATTCTTGAACACAGCCTGCTTTGCTTTCTCGATCACCCGCGCCTCAAGGGCATGGTGATCAGTCTGGCTGTGGATGATCCTTACTGGCCAACCCTGCCGTGTGCCCTGGATTCGCGTATCCAGCGTGTGGATGGCGGCAAGGAACGTTCGGACTCGGTACTCAATGCCTTGCTGCACCTGCATGCCCAGGGCGCCAGCGATGACGACTGGGTGCTGGTTCACGATGCGGCACGTCCCAATCTTGCCCGAAGCGATCTGGACAACCTGCTGGGCGAACTGGCGGACGATCCGGTAGGCGGCCTGCTGGCGGTACCGGCTCGCGATACCCTCAAGCGTGCCGACGAACATGGCCGTGTGGCGCAGACCGTTGATCGCAGCCTGATCTGGCAAGCCTACACGCCGCAGATGTTTCGTCTCGGCGCCTTGCATCGGGCGCTGGCGGACAGCCAGGTGTCGAATGTCAGCATCACCGATGAAGCTTCGGCCATCGAGTGGGCAGGGCAGTCGCCGCGTCTTATCGAAGGGCGTTCCGACAATATCAAGGTGACCCGTCCCGAAGACCTCGAGTGGCTGCGTCAGCGCAGGTCCATGGGCAACTAG
- a CDS encoding LysR substrate-binding domain-containing protein: MYANRWEGLDEFVAVAECGQFTAAAQRLGVSSSHISRQIVRLEERLQTRLLYRSTRRVALTEAGQTFLHHCQRLQDGREEALRAVGDLTSEPKGLLRMTCAVAYGERFITPLVTRFMDLYPQLRVDIELSNDTLDLVHEGMDLAIRLGRLQDSRLVAARLAPRRMYLCASPSYLERYGRPHSLSELSRHNCLIGGSDTWLLQQNGREFSQRVQGNWRCNSGQAVLDAALQGVGLCQLPDYYVQEHLKNGNLISLLEAHQPPNTAVWALYPQQRHLSPKVRKLVDYLKEGLAMREEYRT, encoded by the coding sequence ATGTACGCGAATCGCTGGGAAGGTCTGGACGAGTTCGTTGCGGTGGCCGAATGCGGGCAATTCACTGCGGCCGCCCAGCGCCTGGGTGTGTCTTCCTCCCATATCAGTCGCCAGATCGTGCGTCTTGAAGAGCGCCTGCAAACCCGTTTGCTGTACCGCAGCACACGGCGCGTAGCCTTGACCGAGGCCGGTCAGACATTTCTGCATCATTGCCAGCGCTTGCAGGATGGACGCGAAGAAGCCCTGCGCGCCGTTGGCGACCTGACCAGCGAACCGAAAGGCCTGCTGCGCATGACCTGCGCCGTGGCCTACGGCGAGCGCTTCATCACGCCCTTGGTCACGCGCTTCATGGATCTGTATCCGCAACTGCGGGTCGATATCGAGCTGAGCAACGACACGCTGGACCTGGTTCACGAAGGGATGGATCTTGCGATTCGCCTGGGTCGGCTACAGGATTCGCGCCTTGTCGCCGCAAGGCTGGCGCCGCGACGCATGTACCTGTGCGCATCGCCTTCCTATCTGGAGCGCTACGGTCGGCCGCACAGTCTTTCCGAGCTGAGTCGTCATAACTGCCTGATCGGTGGCAGTGACACCTGGCTGCTTCAGCAGAACGGCAGGGAGTTTTCACAACGGGTCCAGGGCAACTGGCGCTGCAACAGCGGCCAGGCGGTGCTGGACGCCGCATTGCAGGGTGTTGGTCTGTGCCAGCTCCCGGATTACTACGTGCAGGAACACTTGAAGAACGGCAACCTGATTTCCCTGCTCGAAGCGCATCAACCTCCCAACACCGCCGTCTGGGCGCTTTACCCGCAGCAGCGCCACTTGTCGCCCAAGGTGCGCAAGCTGGTCGATTACCTCAAGGAAGGTCTGGCGATGCGGGAAGAGTACAGAACCTAG
- a CDS encoding S-(hydroxymethyl)glutathione dehydrogenase/class III alcohol dehydrogenase, which produces MIKSRAAVAFEAKKPLEIVEIDVAMPKAGEVLLRVVASGVCHTDAYTLSGADPEGIFPAILGHEGGAIVEAIGEGVTSVAVGDHVIPLYTPECRQCKFCLSGKTNLCQSIRATQGKGLMPDGTARFSYKGQPIFHYMGTSTFSEYTVLPEISVAKIQKEAPLEKVCLLGCGVTTGIGAVLNTAKVKPGDTVAIFGLGGIGLSAVIGAVKAKAARIIAIDINPAKFEIAKQLGATDCVNPKDFDRPIQEVIVDMTDGGVDFSFECIGNVQLMRAALECCHKGWGESVIIGVAGAGQEIATRPFQLVTGRVWRGSAFGGVRGRTELPSYVDMSQTGEIPLDTFITHTMGLEDINKAFDLMHEGKSIRSVIHF; this is translated from the coding sequence ATGATCAAGTCGCGTGCTGCTGTTGCCTTTGAAGCCAAGAAGCCATTGGAAATCGTTGAAATCGATGTCGCCATGCCCAAGGCGGGAGAAGTGCTGCTGCGGGTCGTGGCTTCGGGCGTTTGCCACACTGATGCCTACACGCTCTCCGGTGCTGATCCGGAAGGTATCTTCCCGGCGATTCTGGGTCACGAAGGTGGTGCGATTGTCGAAGCCATCGGCGAAGGCGTGACCTCGGTTGCCGTGGGTGATCATGTTATTCCGCTGTACACCCCGGAATGCCGCCAGTGCAAATTCTGTCTGTCGGGCAAAACCAACCTCTGCCAGTCGATCCGTGCGACCCAAGGCAAAGGCCTGATGCCGGATGGCACTGCACGCTTTTCCTATAAGGGTCAGCCGATTTTCCACTACATGGGCACTTCGACCTTTTCCGAATACACCGTCCTGCCGGAAATCTCGGTCGCCAAAATCCAGAAAGAAGCCCCGCTGGAGAAGGTCTGCCTGCTGGGTTGCGGCGTCACCACCGGTATCGGTGCGGTGCTCAACACTGCCAAGGTAAAACCAGGTGACACCGTGGCCATCTTTGGTCTGGGCGGCATTGGTCTGTCGGCTGTGATTGGTGCGGTCAAGGCCAAGGCGGCGCGCATCATTGCCATCGACATCAACCCGGCCAAGTTCGAAATCGCCAAGCAACTGGGTGCAACCGATTGCGTCAACCCGAAAGACTTTGATCGCCCGATCCAGGAAGTGATCGTGGACATGACCGATGGCGGCGTGGACTTCTCCTTCGAGTGCATCGGCAACGTGCAGCTTATGCGTGCTGCCCTGGAGTGCTGCCACAAGGGTTGGGGCGAGTCGGTGATCATCGGTGTGGCCGGTGCAGGCCAGGAAATCGCCACCCGTCCATTCCAGCTGGTGACCGGTCGCGTCTGGCGCGGTTCGGCATTTGGTGGCGTGCGTGGTCGTACCGAATTGCCAAGCTACGTCGACATGTCGCAAACCGGCGAAATCCCGCTGGATACCTTCATCACCCACACCATGGGTCTTGAAGACATCAACAAGGCATTCGACCTGATGCACGAAGGCAAAAGCATTCGTTCTGTCATTCATTTCTGA
- the fghA gene encoding S-formylglutathione hydrolase, producing MTLENLSCQKSFGGWLKRYKHHSAVLGCDMVFAVYLPPQAEQGGKLPVLYWLSGLTCNDENFMQKAAAQRVAAELGLILVAPDTSPRGADVPDDPDGAWDFGLGAGFYLNATAQPWAKHYRMHDYVVDELPALVEEHFPASAARGISGHSMGGHGALVCALRNPGRYQSVSAFSPITNPMDCPWGQKAFSRYLGEDRSRWREWDATVLIAEASEKLPILVDQGDRDDFLVNQLKPEALVQAAKAAQHPLTLRMQPGYDHSYFFIASFIEDHLRHHAQALNG from the coding sequence ATGACTCTGGAAAATCTGTCCTGCCAGAAAAGCTTCGGCGGCTGGCTCAAGCGTTACAAGCATCATTCAGCGGTGCTGGGTTGTGACATGGTGTTTGCGGTCTACCTGCCGCCACAAGCAGAGCAGGGCGGCAAGTTGCCTGTGCTGTACTGGCTGTCCGGCCTGACCTGCAACGATGAAAACTTCATGCAGAAAGCCGCTGCCCAGAGGGTGGCTGCGGAACTGGGGTTGATCCTGGTTGCACCCGACACCAGCCCCCGTGGCGCGGATGTACCGGATGATCCGGATGGCGCCTGGGACTTCGGGCTCGGGGCCGGGTTTTACCTGAACGCCACGGCGCAACCCTGGGCCAAGCACTACCGGATGCACGACTACGTGGTCGATGAGCTGCCGGCTCTGGTCGAGGAGCATTTCCCGGCTTCTGCGGCGCGTGGGATCAGTGGTCACTCCATGGGTGGTCACGGGGCTCTGGTCTGTGCCTTGCGCAACCCGGGGCGCTACCAGTCGGTTTCGGCGTTTTCGCCGATCACCAACCCCATGGATTGCCCTTGGGGACAGAAGGCGTTCTCCCGTTATCTGGGCGAAGATCGTTCACGCTGGCGCGAGTGGGATGCCACGGTACTGATTGCCGAAGCCAGTGAAAAACTGCCGATCCTGGTGGATCAGGGCGACCGCGATGACTTCCTGGTCAATCAGCTCAAGCCCGAAGCACTGGTCCAGGCGGCGAAGGCGGCTCAGCACCCGCTGACCCTGCGGATGCAGCCCGGCTATGATCACAGCTACTTTTTCATTGCCAGTTTCATCGAGGACCACCTGCGTCATCATGCACAGGCTCTGAACGGATGA
- the ispF gene encoding 2-C-methyl-D-erythritol 2,4-cyclodiphosphate synthase produces MRIGHGYDVHRFAEGDFITLGGVRIAHGFGLLAHSDGDVLLHALSDALLGAAALGDIGKHFPDTDPQFKGADSRVLLRHVLKQVQGKGWKVGNVDATIVAQAPKMAPHIDAMRALIAADLQVELDQVNVKATTTEKLGFVGREEGIAVHAVALLLRA; encoded by the coding sequence ATGCGTATTGGCCATGGCTATGATGTGCACCGTTTCGCTGAGGGCGATTTCATTACCTTGGGCGGCGTGCGGATTGCACACGGTTTCGGCCTCCTGGCTCATTCCGACGGCGACGTTCTGCTGCATGCGCTGAGCGACGCCTTGCTGGGAGCCGCTGCGCTGGGCGATATCGGCAAGCACTTTCCGGACACTGATCCGCAATTCAAAGGCGCGGACAGCCGTGTACTGCTTCGCCATGTGCTCAAGCAGGTACAGGGCAAAGGCTGGAAAGTCGGCAACGTCGACGCCACCATCGTGGCCCAGGCACCCAAGATGGCTCCGCATATCGATGCGATGCGCGCTTTGATAGCCGCAGACCTCCAGGTTGAGTTGGATCAAGTGAACGTAAAAGCCACGACTACTGAAAAACTCGGCTTCGTCGGCCGTGAAGAAGGCATCGCGGTGCATGCCGTCGCGCTGTTGCTGCGCGCATGA
- the truD gene encoding tRNA pseudouridine(13) synthase TruD translates to MTELELLGQRAYGEALGSAVLKATAEDFQVDEVLDIPLSGDGEHLWLWVEKRGLNTEDAARRLARAAGVPLRTVSYAGLKDRQALTRQWFSLQLPGKADPDLSAAQDETLQILKSSRHKRKLQRGAHAANGFTLRLTQLNADHDALNQRLESIARKGIPNYFGAQRFGYQGGNLGEARHYAERKALPEQRNVRSRLLSTARSYLFNRVLDARVADGTWERAQPGDLLAFTDSRSFFPAGVAECSDPRLDILDLHPTGPQWGEGPSPASGATAELENRIAAEQAALCEWLIKAGMEHERRILRLPIGRLTWHYPEPDILQLEFVLPPGCFATVLVRELVDLVPVGQTDSPCVF, encoded by the coding sequence ATGACCGAACTGGAACTTCTGGGCCAGCGGGCCTATGGCGAGGCGCTGGGCAGTGCCGTTCTCAAGGCGACGGCTGAAGATTTTCAGGTCGATGAAGTGCTCGATATTCCCTTGTCCGGGGATGGTGAGCATCTCTGGCTGTGGGTCGAGAAGCGCGGCCTCAACACCGAGGACGCAGCCCGTCGTCTGGCCCGTGCCGCAGGCGTGCCGTTGCGCACCGTCAGCTATGCAGGCCTGAAGGACCGTCAGGCGCTCACCCGTCAGTGGTTCAGCCTGCAATTGCCGGGCAAGGCCGACCCCGATCTTTCGGCGGCCCAGGACGAAACCCTGCAGATCCTCAAGAGCAGCCGCCACAAGCGCAAGTTGCAGCGCGGTGCTCATGCGGCCAATGGCTTCACCTTGCGCCTGACACAATTGAATGCCGATCATGACGCGCTGAACCAGCGTCTGGAATCCATTGCCCGCAAGGGTATCCCCAATTATTTCGGTGCCCAGCGTTTTGGCTACCAGGGTGGCAATCTGGGCGAGGCCCGGCATTACGCCGAGCGCAAGGCCTTGCCGGAGCAGCGCAATGTGCGTTCCCGGTTGCTGTCCACGGCCCGCAGCTACCTGTTCAACCGCGTGCTGGATGCCCGGGTAGCCGATGGCACCTGGGAACGTGCCCAGCCCGGCGACCTGCTGGCGTTTACCGACAGCCGCAGCTTTTTCCCGGCCGGTGTTGCCGAGTGCAGCGATCCCCGGCTCGACATTCTGGACCTGCATCCCACTGGTCCGCAGTGGGGTGAAGGGCCTTCCCCGGCGAGCGGCGCAACCGCCGAACTGGAAAACCGCATTGCCGCTGAGCAGGCGGCTCTGTGCGAATGGCTGATAAAGGCTGGAATGGAGCACGAACGTCGCATACTGCGGCTGCCCATTGGCCGTTTGACGTGGCATTATCCCGAGCCTGACATTTTGCAACTGGAATTCGTCCTTCCGCCCGGATGCTTTGCCACTGTATTGGTGCGCGAACTCGTCGATCTGGTGCCGGTTGGGCAGACGGATAGCCCATGCGTATTCTGA
- the surE gene encoding 5'/3'-nucleotidase SurE yields the protein MRILISNDDGVTAPGLAALYAALADYADCVVIAPDQDKSGASSSLTLDRPLHPHTLPNGFIGLNGTPTDCVHLGLNGLLEHEPDMVVSGINLGANLGDDVLYSGTVAAALEGRFLERPSFAFSFLSRQPDNLATAAHYARLLVEAHEQLDLPPRTVLNVNIPNLPLDHIRGIQLTRLGHRARAAAPVKVVDPRGRAGYWIAAAGDAEDGGAGTDFHAVMQGYVSITPLQLDRTYQNGFSSLNTWLEGLI from the coding sequence ATGCGTATTCTGATTTCAAACGATGATGGGGTAACTGCACCCGGTCTCGCGGCGCTGTACGCGGCGCTGGCGGATTATGCCGACTGTGTGGTTATCGCTCCCGATCAAGACAAAAGCGGCGCCAGCAGCTCGTTGACCCTCGACCGGCCGTTGCACCCGCATACGCTGCCCAATGGTTTCATCGGCCTCAATGGCACGCCGACCGACTGCGTGCATCTGGGGCTCAATGGCCTTCTGGAGCACGAGCCGGACATGGTGGTCTCGGGCATCAACCTGGGCGCCAACCTCGGGGACGATGTCCTGTATTCCGGTACGGTTGCCGCAGCCCTCGAAGGACGCTTTCTGGAGCGTCCTTCGTTTGCCTTTTCGTTTCTGTCGCGCCAGCCGGACAACCTGGCGACTGCGGCGCATTATGCGCGCCTGCTGGTCGAGGCCCATGAACAGCTGGACCTCCCGCCGCGTACGGTACTGAATGTCAATATTCCGAATCTGCCCCTCGACCACATCCGGGGGATTCAACTGACCCGCCTTGGCCATCGTGCCCGCGCTGCCGCTCCGGTGAAAGTCGTCGACCCTCGTGGCCGTGCCGGCTACTGGATCGCTGCGGCCGGCGATGCTGAAGACGGCGGGGCAGGCACCGATTTTCATGCGGTCATGCAGGGTTATGTCTCGATTACCCCGCTGCAACTGGATCGAACCTATCAGAACGGCTTCAGCAGCCTGAACACCTGGCTGGAGGGACTGATCTGA
- a CDS encoding protein-L-isoaspartate(D-aspartate) O-methyltransferase, translating into MTSQRTRERLIQRLYEEGLSNTRVLDVIRKTPRHLFVDEALAHRAYEDTALPIGHNQTISQPYMVARMSELLLAAGPLDKVLEIGTGSGYQTAVLAQLVERVFSVERIKVLQDRAKERLVELNLRNVVFRWGDGWEGWPALAPYNGIIVTAVATDVPQALLDQLAPGGRLVIPVGSGEVQQLMLIVREENGFSRHVLGAVRFVPLLNGPLA; encoded by the coding sequence ATGACCTCGCAGCGTACTCGCGAGCGACTGATCCAGCGCTTGTATGAAGAAGGCTTGTCCAATACCCGTGTGCTGGATGTCATCCGCAAGACGCCCCGGCATCTGTTCGTCGATGAAGCCCTGGCCCACCGTGCGTATGAAGACACGGCCTTGCCGATCGGCCACAACCAGACCATTTCCCAGCCTTATATGGTCGCGCGCATGAGCGAGCTGCTGCTGGCAGCCGGTCCGCTGGACAAGGTGCTGGAAATCGGTACCGGCTCGGGCTATCAGACCGCTGTGCTGGCGCAACTTGTCGAGCGGGTCTTCTCGGTCGAGCGCATCAAGGTGCTGCAGGACCGGGCCAAGGAGCGTCTGGTGGAGTTGAACCTGCGCAACGTGGTCTTTCGCTGGGGCGATGGCTGGGAAGGCTGGCCTGCGCTGGCGCCTTACAATGGCATCATCGTGACCGCCGTGGCGACCGATGTGCCTCAAGCCTTGCTCGATCAACTGGCACCCGGAGGCAGGCTGGTGATTCCGGTCGGTTCCGGTGAGGTCCAACAACTGATGCTGATCGTGCGTGAGGAAAACGGGTTTTCCCGACATGTGCTGGGAGCTGTGCGATTCGTGCCATTGCTCAACGGGCCTCTGGCCTGA
- a CDS encoding peptidoglycan DD-metalloendopeptidase family protein → MSHRVIRQLNCSTSYQRLVIGIVLSVLLVGCASSPSGGVRVVDRNGNVTSQRPAVTTGQYVVRRGDTLFSIAFRYGWDWKALAARNQIPEPYTIKPGQTIRFDGRSNSTSESVASAPVVAQPGPVTSSTSTRTSSSGSVKTTVISKPVAVTPVVIPPAGDTPVGIAGKSPTGWAWPASGTLIGKFSSNGSLNKGIDIAGDLGQPVLAASDGSVVYAGSGLRGYGELIIIKHSDTYVSAYGHNRRLLVREGQQVKAGQTIAEMGSTGTDRVKLHFEIRRQGKPVDPLQFLPRR, encoded by the coding sequence GTGAGTCACAGAGTCATTCGGCAGCTAAATTGTTCAACAAGTTATCAGCGTCTGGTGATTGGCATTGTGCTCAGTGTCCTCTTGGTCGGCTGCGCCAGTTCTCCGTCGGGCGGTGTTCGTGTCGTTGATCGCAACGGCAACGTGACGTCACAGCGTCCTGCCGTCACGACCGGACAATATGTCGTGCGACGTGGCGACACACTTTTTTCCATTGCATTTCGTTACGGCTGGGACTGGAAAGCACTCGCTGCGCGAAACCAGATCCCCGAGCCCTACACGATTAAACCCGGCCAGACGATTCGCTTTGACGGGCGTTCAAATTCAACATCCGAGTCTGTGGCTTCCGCTCCGGTCGTAGCGCAACCAGGTCCGGTGACCTCGTCCACCTCCACCCGTACCAGCAGTTCCGGCTCGGTCAAGACGACAGTCATCTCCAAACCGGTCGCGGTGACACCCGTGGTTATACCTCCCGCTGGCGATACTCCCGTGGGTATTGCGGGCAAGTCCCCGACAGGTTGGGCATGGCCGGCAAGTGGCACTTTGATAGGAAAATTTTCCTCAAACGGAAGTTTGAATAAAGGAATTGATATCGCAGGTGATTTGGGACAGCCTGTTTTAGCCGCGTCTGATGGATCAGTTGTTTACGCCGGAAGTGGATTGCGGGGCTACGGCGAATTGATAATCATCAAACACAGCGATACCTACGTCAGTGCTTACGGTCACAACCGCAGGCTTTTGGTACGGGAGGGGCAACAGGTCAAGGCGGGACAGACAATTGCCGAGATGGGGTCCACAGGAACTGACCGGGTGAAGCTGCATTTCGAGATTCGCCGCCAAGGAAAGCCTGTAGATCCACTGCAGTTTTTGCCACGTCGTTGA
- the rpoS gene encoding RNA polymerase sigma factor RpoS yields MALSSEAPEFDIDDEVLLMETGIVLEDNSNEKQPSTAASDRTKAKHNSSLKQHKYIDYTRALDATQLYLNEIGFSPLLSPEEEVHFARLSQRGDPAGRKRMIESNLRLVVKIARRYVNRGLSLLDLIEEGNLGLIRAVEKFDPERGFRFSTYATWWIRQTIERAIMNQTRTIRLPIHVVKELNVYLRAARELTQKLDHEPSPEEIANLLEKPVGEVKRMLGLNERVSSVDVSLGPDSDKTLLDTLTDDRPTDPCELLQDDDLSQSIDQWLSELTDKQREVVIRRFGLRGHESSTLEDVGLEIGLTRERVRQIQVEGLKRLREILEKNGLSSESLFQ; encoded by the coding sequence ATGGCTCTTAGCAGCGAAGCGCCGGAGTTTGACATCGATGATGAAGTGCTCCTCATGGAAACCGGCATTGTCCTGGAGGACAACTCGAACGAGAAGCAGCCGTCTACTGCCGCATCGGATCGAACGAAAGCCAAGCACAACTCATCGCTCAAACAACATAAATATATTGATTACACTCGGGCGCTCGATGCTACCCAGTTGTATCTCAATGAAATAGGGTTCTCACCCCTGCTGTCCCCGGAAGAGGAGGTCCACTTTGCGAGATTGTCGCAGCGTGGGGATCCGGCTGGACGCAAGCGCATGATTGAAAGCAATCTGCGTCTGGTAGTCAAAATTGCCAGGCGCTATGTCAATCGTGGGTTGTCATTGCTTGATCTGATCGAAGAGGGCAACCTGGGCCTTATCCGGGCTGTTGAAAAATTCGATCCGGAGCGCGGTTTCCGTTTCTCGACTTACGCGACATGGTGGATTCGTCAGACCATCGAGCGTGCAATCATGAATCAGACCCGGACCATCCGGTTGCCGATTCATGTGGTCAAGGAGCTGAATGTCTATCTGCGTGCCGCTCGTGAACTCACACAGAAGCTCGATCACGAACCGTCTCCCGAGGAGATCGCCAACCTGCTGGAAAAACCCGTCGGCGAGGTCAAGCGCATGCTTGGGCTCAACGAGCGTGTTTCCTCGGTGGATGTCTCTCTGGGTCCGGATTCCGACAAGACGCTGCTCGATACCCTGACGGATGATCGCCCTACGGACCCCTGTGAGCTCCTGCAGGACGATGATCTCTCTCAGAGTATCGATCAATGGCTGTCCGAACTGACCGACAAGCAGCGCGAAGTAGTGATACGTCGTTTCGGCTTGCGCGGGCATGAAAGCAGCACCCTCGAGGATGTCGGTCTCGAGATCGGTCTTACCCGTGAGCGTGTGCGTCAGATTCAGGTCGAAGGCTTGAAGCGTCTGCGTGAAATCCTCGAAAAGAACGGTCTTTCGAGCGAATCCCTCTTCCAATAA
- the fdxA gene encoding ferredoxin FdxA, with product MTFVVTDNCIKCKYTDCVEVCPVDCFYEGPNFLVIHPDECIDCALCEPECPAQAIFSEDEVPAGMENFIELNAELAEVWPNITERKDALPDAEEWDGKTGKIADLER from the coding sequence ATGACCTTCGTCGTCACCGACAACTGCATCAAGTGCAAGTACACCGACTGCGTAGAAGTCTGTCCGGTGGACTGCTTTTACGAAGGCCCGAACTTCCTGGTGATTCACCCGGATGAGTGCATCGATTGCGCGCTTTGTGAGCCTGAATGCCCTGCGCAAGCCATCTTCTCGGAAGATGAGGTTCCCGCCGGCATGGAAAACTTCATCGAGCTCAACGCCGAACTCGCGGAAGTATGGCCAAACATCACCGAAAGAAAAGATGCCCTGCCCGACGCAGAAGAATGGGACGGCAAGACAGGCAAGATCGCAGATCTGGAACGCTGA